The following coding sequences lie in one Sedimentibacter sp. MB35-C1 genomic window:
- the pepV gene encoding dipeptidase PepV, with protein MLNEKILSMKDEIIKSVQGCVKIKSVEEESKKGMPFGEGAHKALEYCLQLSENLGFKTVNVDNMIGYAEYGSGDEMIAVLGHLDVVPEGDGWTYPPYAAEIHDGKIYGRGTIDDKGPTIGALYALKAIKDLNISLKRRVRIFFGLNEETGSKCVKYYVDNGGEIPVAGFTPDADYPIINGEKGIVTGKYTRKLNQDGDFILKSIKGGIAANVVPDYAEAVIMVPVNKKEQIKEISEKFEEIKIEEKEDLIIVKSYGISAHGSTPENGKNAITHLMMFLGELDFTGDLKEFIDYFNKYIGTDLNGEKLGVYLEDDISGKLIFNLGTMIGNKDEISLEINIRYPVKKTFEEFIDTFKEKISLGRLEEVYLRHKKSLYVSPETEFIKKLQKVYEEQFGEKAELISIGGGTYAKAMENIVAFGPVLKGEPMVEHKPDEYIEIDSLMKNINVMAEAIKELAN; from the coding sequence TTGTTAAATGAAAAAATATTGAGTATGAAGGACGAAATTATTAAGAGCGTTCAGGGATGTGTCAAAATTAAAAGTGTTGAAGAGGAATCTAAGAAAGGCATGCCATTTGGTGAAGGTGCACACAAAGCGCTGGAATATTGTTTGCAACTTTCAGAAAATTTAGGATTTAAAACAGTTAATGTAGATAACATGATAGGTTATGCCGAGTATGGTTCAGGTGATGAAATGATTGCTGTTCTTGGTCATTTAGATGTTGTGCCTGAAGGAGACGGATGGACATATCCTCCTTATGCAGCTGAAATACACGACGGAAAAATTTACGGAAGAGGAACTATTGACGATAAAGGGCCTACAATAGGAGCATTATATGCATTAAAGGCTATCAAAGATTTAAACATTTCTTTAAAAAGAAGGGTCAGAATTTTCTTTGGGCTAAATGAGGAAACAGGGAGTAAATGTGTAAAGTACTATGTTGACAATGGTGGAGAAATTCCTGTTGCAGGATTTACCCCTGATGCCGATTATCCCATAATTAACGGAGAGAAAGGTATTGTTACCGGCAAATATACACGAAAATTAAATCAAGACGGTGATTTTATTTTAAAATCTATTAAAGGCGGTATTGCTGCAAATGTAGTTCCCGATTATGCAGAAGCTGTAATTATGGTCCCTGTAAATAAAAAAGAGCAAATAAAAGAAATTTCAGAAAAATTTGAAGAAATAAAAATTGAAGAAAAAGAAGATTTAATAATTGTAAAAAGCTATGGTATATCTGCTCATGGTAGCACTCCTGAAAATGGGAAAAACGCGATAACACATCTGATGATGTTCTTGGGAGAACTTGATTTCACAGGAGATTTAAAAGAATTTATTGATTATTTCAACAAATACATAGGAACAGATTTAAACGGAGAAAAATTAGGGGTTTATTTAGAGGATGATATATCGGGAAAACTCATATTTAACTTGGGAACAATGATTGGAAATAAAGATGAAATAAGCCTTGAAATAAATATCAGATATCCTGTTAAAAAGACATTTGAAGAATTCATAGATACTTTTAAAGAAAAAATCAGTCTGGGAAGATTGGAAGAAGTTTATTTAAGACATAAAAAAAGCCTATATGTGTCACCAGAAACTGAATTCATCAAAAAACTCCAAAAGGTTTATGAGGAACAATTCGGTGAAAAAGCAGAATTGATTTCCATAGGAGGAGGCACCTATGCAAAGGCTATGGAAAATATAGTTGCGTTTGGCCCTGTTTTAAAAGGGGAGCCAATGGTTGAACACAAGCCCGATGAATATATAGAAATTGACTCGCTGATGAAAAACATTAATGTAATGGCGGAAGCTATTAAAGAGCTTGCGAACTAG
- a CDS encoding dipeptide epimerase, with protein MKITDIRIGEISVPLKTPFKTALRTVKSVEDIIVEIHTDTGNIGYGEAPPTGVITGDTKGAIVGALKEHIIKNIIGMDIENFEDIMLKLDKCVIKNSSAKAAVDIALYDLYGQLYNAPLYKLLGGYRKEIITDITISVNDPEEMAKDSIDAINRGFKTLKIKVGKDAARDIERMKAIRKAVGYDVKLRIDANQGWKPKEAVKALRKMEDEGLDIEFVEQPVIAHDIDGLKYVTDNVSIPLLADESVFSPEDALTILQKRAADFINIKLMKTGGLHNALKICSIAEIYGVECMIGCMLEAKVSVNAAVHLAAAKSIITKIDLDGPVLCSEDPVEGGAVFNESKITLNTEPGLGIKKINGIRYLD; from the coding sequence ATGAAAATTACAGATATAAGAATTGGCGAAATTTCAGTGCCTCTTAAGACCCCGTTTAAGACGGCTTTAAGGACAGTAAAAAGTGTGGAGGACATAATTGTTGAAATCCATACTGATACAGGAAATATAGGCTACGGTGAAGCACCTCCTACAGGTGTTATAACAGGAGATACAAAAGGAGCGATAGTAGGAGCATTAAAAGAACATATAATTAAAAATATCATAGGCATGGATATTGAAAATTTTGAAGATATTATGCTCAAACTTGACAAATGCGTAATAAAAAATTCCAGTGCAAAAGCTGCTGTAGATATAGCATTGTATGATTTGTACGGACAACTGTACAACGCTCCTCTTTACAAGCTGTTAGGAGGATACAGGAAAGAAATAATTACAGATATAACAATCAGCGTTAATGATCCTGAAGAAATGGCTAAAGACAGCATAGACGCCATAAACAGGGGCTTTAAAACCTTAAAAATAAAGGTTGGTAAGGATGCAGCCAGAGATATAGAGAGAATGAAAGCCATCAGAAAAGCAGTCGGCTATGATGTGAAGCTCAGGATAGATGCAAACCAGGGATGGAAGCCGAAGGAAGCCGTTAAAGCTCTGAGAAAAATGGAGGATGAAGGTCTGGATATAGAATTTGTTGAGCAGCCTGTTATTGCTCACGACATTGATGGACTGAAGTATGTAACAGACAATGTATCAATTCCGCTGCTTGCCGATGAATCAGTATTTTCACCGGAAGATGCTCTGACAATTCTTCAAAAGAGAGCTGCGGACTTCATTAATATAAAATTGATGAAAACAGGAGGCTTGCATAACGCCTTAAAAATTTGTTCGATTGCCGAAATATATGGAGTTGAATGCATGATTGGATGCATGCTGGAAGCAAAGGTAAGTGTAAATGCGGCAGTTCATTTGGCGGCTGCAAAAAGCATCATAACTAAAATAGATTTGGATGGACCTGTTCTTTGCAGCGAAGATCCTGTAGAAGGCGGAGCAGTATTCAATGAATCTAAAATTACATTGAATACCGAACCTGGTCTGGGAATTAAAAAAATAAATGGAATCAGATACCTGGATTAA
- a CDS encoding DUF362 domain-containing protein codes for MEKSKVYFTNMHTTSHENLQQKLKRLIEAAGMNKIDFDRKYAAIKIHFGEPGNLAYLRPNYAKTVADMVKELGGKPFLTDCNTLYVGGRKNALDHLESAYINGFSPFSTGCHVIIADGLKGTDESLVPVEGAEYVKEAKIGRAVMDADVFISLNHFKGHELTGFGGAIKNIGMGCGSRAGKMEMHSSGKPRISQRKCIGCGSCAKNCAHGAITLTERKASINHDKCVGCGRCIGVCPVDAVKSASDESNYILNKKIAEYTAAVLRGRPHFHISLVIDVSPYCDCHSENDIPIVPDVGMFASFDPVALDVACADAVNRQTAVEGSMLAKKIHEHHDHFKNIHPETDWMSAIEHSVKLNLGSSEYELITI; via the coding sequence ATGGAAAAATCAAAGGTATATTTTACAAATATGCATACGACTTCGCATGAGAACCTGCAGCAGAAGTTGAAGCGTCTTATTGAGGCGGCTGGGATGAATAAAATTGATTTTGATAGAAAGTATGCGGCAATAAAGATACATTTCGGAGAACCTGGCAATCTTGCGTATTTGCGTCCTAATTACGCAAAGACTGTTGCGGATATGGTAAAAGAGCTTGGAGGCAAGCCGTTTTTAACAGATTGCAACACTCTGTATGTAGGAGGAAGGAAAAATGCGCTGGATCATTTAGAATCTGCATATATTAATGGATTTTCGCCGTTTTCAACAGGATGCCATGTAATTATAGCGGACGGCTTGAAAGGTACTGACGAGTCGCTTGTACCAGTAGAGGGAGCAGAATATGTAAAAGAGGCGAAAATAGGGCGTGCTGTAATGGATGCCGATGTGTTTATTTCGCTGAACCATTTTAAAGGGCATGAGCTTACAGGCTTTGGGGGAGCTATAAAAAACATAGGAATGGGTTGTGGTTCACGCGCTGGTAAGATGGAAATGCACAGCAGCGGAAAGCCTAGAATTTCTCAGAGAAAGTGTATAGGATGCGGTTCGTGTGCAAAGAACTGTGCTCACGGTGCTATTACGTTGACCGAGCGCAAGGCTTCCATCAATCATGATAAGTGCGTGGGTTGTGGCAGATGCATAGGCGTCTGTCCCGTTGATGCGGTTAAGTCTGCTTCGGATGAATCCAACTATATTCTTAACAAAAAAATTGCTGAATACACTGCAGCGGTTTTGAGGGGAAGACCTCATTTTCACATAAGCTTGGTTATTGACGTTTCACCTTATTGTGATTGTCACAGTGAGAATGATATACCCATAGTTCCTGATGTGGGAATGTTCGCATCTTTTGATCCGGTTGCTCTGGACGTGGCGTGTGCGGATGCAGTTAACCGTCAGACAGCTGTTGAAGGAAGCATGCTTGCTAAAAAAATACATGAACATCATGATCATTTCAAAAATATACATCCCGAAACAGACTGGATGTCTGCAATAGAACATTCTGTGAAGCTGAATCTGGGAAGCAGTGAATATGAACTGATTACTATATGA
- a CDS encoding GNAT family N-acetyltransferase has protein sequence MNDITIKYLMKKPLLHMGMIEAIRRNTADIIHSDNHGMLIKEKKSNAYMITADNFDKGKELVGKIPNCSLIVLHQGFMVDYIMNKFGLTHKIEVVQAVYMKKEKIHENNVLEIRKFTPRQISVVLENYHMLSYDEIKEILDNGNLFGGYKNGTLVGFVGIHLEGSIGLLEIFPQYRQLGYGTILESYLVNRMLEKDLVPFGQIEKDNVKSINLQRKLGFEISQDVLYWME, from the coding sequence ATGAATGATATAACAATTAAGTACTTAATGAAAAAACCATTGCTTCACATGGGCATGATTGAGGCTATACGAAGAAATACAGCTGACATAATACATTCAGATAATCATGGCATGCTTATAAAAGAGAAAAAGAGCAACGCCTATATGATAACTGCGGATAATTTTGATAAAGGAAAAGAATTGGTTGGGAAAATACCTAATTGCAGCCTTATAGTGTTACATCAGGGGTTTATGGTAGATTATATTATGAATAAGTTCGGCCTAACACACAAAATAGAAGTTGTTCAGGCTGTGTACATGAAAAAAGAAAAGATTCATGAAAATAATGTATTGGAAATAAGAAAGTTTACTCCAAGACAAATATCAGTGGTATTGGAAAACTACCACATGCTGTCTTATGATGAGATTAAAGAAATATTAGACAACGGCAATTTGTTTGGTGGATACAAAAATGGGACACTTGTAGGTTTTGTTGGGATCCACTTGGAAGGAAGCATTGGGCTGTTAGAAATATTTCCCCAATACCGACAGCTTGGCTATGGAACAATACTTGAAAGCTATCTGGTAAACAGAATGCTTGAAAAAGATTTGGTTCCTTTTGGACAAATTGAAAAAGACAATGTAAAATCAATAAACTTGCAAAGAAAACTTGGATTTGAAATATCCCAGGATGTGTTGTATTGGATGGAATAG
- a CDS encoding acyltransferase, with product MNNRIIYVDLLRITATFSVVLLHVAAGNWGNAALGTYEWNVFNFYDSLVRFGVPIFVMISGMFLLNPAKNISYKDIYSKYILRIVIAFISWSLLYAAYANISNYDTFNRQAFIKSFMFGHYHLWYLYMIVGLYVITPFLRKIAVDKKAAEYFLLLSVIFTSVLPITIKIFNLTGLDIFINKFDLFFTYGYVGYYVGGYYLSKYTFNKSIRNIIYILGILGLVCTYVFTNIISLRTGKADSTFYSYFAPNVMVVSIAVFTFFKYEVSKIKFNQNTSKFIYILSDCSFRIYLVHDFFNMFILKAGINTLNYNPALSVIFVAITVFMGSLATSFLIGRTPLLKRIL from the coding sequence ATGAATAATCGTATAATATATGTTGATTTATTGAGAATAACTGCTACATTTTCCGTAGTGCTGCTCCATGTTGCAGCTGGTAACTGGGGTAATGCCGCATTAGGTACATATGAATGGAATGTATTTAATTTTTATGACAGTCTGGTAAGATTTGGAGTTCCTATATTTGTAATGATAAGCGGGATGTTTTTATTGAATCCTGCTAAAAATATTAGCTATAAAGATATTTATTCAAAATATATATTAAGAATTGTAATTGCTTTTATCTCATGGTCTCTGCTGTATGCTGCGTATGCAAATATATCAAACTATGATACTTTTAACAGGCAGGCATTTATAAAAAGTTTCATGTTCGGGCATTACCATTTATGGTATCTATATATGATTGTAGGGTTGTATGTTATTACGCCATTTTTGAGGAAGATTGCGGTGGATAAAAAAGCAGCCGAGTATTTTCTTTTACTTTCGGTGATTTTTACATCTGTCCTGCCCATAACAATAAAGATATTCAATTTAACCGGCTTAGATATATTTATAAATAAATTCGATTTGTTTTTCACATATGGCTATGTTGGATATTATGTAGGCGGATATTACTTGAGTAAGTATACATTTAATAAAAGCATAAGGAATATTATTTATATATTAGGAATTTTAGGACTTGTTTGTACATATGTATTCACCAATATCATTTCATTGCGGACGGGCAAGGCGGACAGTACATTTTACAGCTATTTTGCCCCTAACGTAATGGTTGTAAGCATTGCGGTATTTACTTTTTTTAAATATGAAGTCTCAAAAATAAAATTTAATCAAAACACTTCAAAATTTATATACATATTATCTGACTGTTCTTTTAGAATCTACCTTGTTCATGATTTTTTCAACATGTTTATATTAAAAGCAGGGATTAATACACTTAACTACAACCCTGCTTTATCAGTAATTTTTGTGGCAATAACAGTGTTTATGGGAAGTTTGGCAACAAGCTTCTTAATAGGCAGGACACCTTTGCTAAAAAGGATTTTATAG
- a CDS encoding low specificity L-threonine aldolase, which produces MLTFESDYTEGAHEKVLQRLFETNMEKLSGYGNDKYCTEAKEKIKTLCQCPSADIYFLVGGTQTNQTVIDAVLQQYEGVIAATSGHISVHEAGAIEFTGHKVLEIPHVHGKLQADTLLNYIKTFYADENHEHMVFPGMVYISHPTEYGTLYSLKELQSISQICSKYDLPLYLDGARLGYGLMSKNTDVTLPDIAKLCDAFYIGGTKVGALCGEAVMFTHNNTPKHFMTIVKQHGALLAKGRLLGIQFYTLFTDDLYFKISRHAIEMAEILKNAFEEKGYTFYLNSPTNQIFIVLENSKMKELQEQISFSFWEKADENHTVVRFATSWATKKEDVDALVSLL; this is translated from the coding sequence ATGTTGACATTTGAAAGCGATTATACCGAAGGCGCTCATGAAAAAGTATTGCAAAGACTCTTTGAAACAAATATGGAAAAGCTATCCGGTTACGGTAATGATAAATACTGCACTGAAGCAAAAGAAAAGATCAAAACACTTTGCCAATGTCCTAGTGCGGATATTTATTTCCTAGTTGGAGGTACACAAACCAATCAGACAGTAATTGATGCCGTCCTTCAACAGTATGAGGGAGTAATTGCAGCTACATCCGGTCACATAAGCGTTCATGAAGCCGGCGCAATTGAATTTACCGGTCATAAGGTCCTTGAAATTCCTCACGTGCACGGCAAGTTACAAGCAGACACTCTTCTTAATTACATCAAAACTTTTTACGCAGACGAAAATCATGAACACATGGTTTTCCCAGGCATGGTTTACATTTCACACCCTACGGAATACGGAACTCTTTACAGTTTGAAAGAGCTTCAATCTATTTCTCAAATATGCAGTAAATATGATTTACCATTATATTTGGACGGAGCACGCTTAGGGTATGGACTAATGAGCAAAAACACAGATGTTACATTACCTGACATCGCTAAACTCTGTGATGCTTTTTATATTGGCGGTACAAAGGTTGGAGCCTTGTGTGGTGAAGCTGTGATGTTCACTCATAACAATACACCAAAACATTTTATGACAATTGTAAAACAGCATGGTGCTCTGCTGGCAAAAGGACGTTTGCTTGGAATACAGTTTTATACACTGTTTACTGATGACCTGTATTTTAAAATCAGCCGCCACGCAATTGAAATGGCTGAGATACTAAAAAATGCTTTTGAAGAAAAAGGGTATACCTTTTATCTAAACTCACCTACAAATCAAATCTTCATTGTTTTGGAAAATTCCAAAATGAAAGAGCTGCAAGAACAAATTTCCTTTAGTTTTTGGGAAAAGGCAGACGAAAACCATACAGTTGTGCGTTTTGCCACAAGCTGGGCAACAAAAAAAGAAGATGTTGACGCTCTTGTTTCTTTGCTCTAA
- a CDS encoding DUF819 domain-containing protein, which yields MITNGFTYFAVLCALCGSLLAAQKYIKNKYVQKFFGLLPPIVLVYLIGMILCTINFWDLAETKPAYSALKNNILYAMIFLMLLRCDIRKMIKLGPKMIIGFFTGSLTIMIGFIVTFIVMKGALGSDAWKAMGALCGSWIGGSGNMATLQEIFNVGEVDYAYALVVDSIDYSIWVMFLLWATRFAPMFNKWTKADTSRLDEVSTHLGAEMKEQKREITFVSLMVLIGSSLLVSAIGQNIGALLNESMSFLDKATWCVLFITALGLICALTPFGKIAGTAELSNVFLYSVVALLASRANFMELNDAPMWILAGFMILAIHCVLFVILAKLLKMDLFTCGVSSLANIGGVASAPILAGTYSGSLVPVGVLMALFGTVFGTYLGMITGYIMKFLT from the coding sequence ATGATTACAAATGGTTTTACTTATTTTGCGGTTCTGTGTGCGCTTTGCGGAAGCCTGCTGGCAGCACAGAAGTACATCAAAAACAAGTATGTGCAAAAATTCTTTGGTCTTTTACCGCCTATAGTTCTTGTTTACCTAATCGGCATGATTCTTTGTACTATTAACTTCTGGGATTTGGCTGAAACTAAGCCGGCTTACAGCGCACTTAAGAATAACATTCTGTATGCGATGATTTTTCTGATGCTGCTGCGCTGCGATATCCGGAAAATGATCAAATTGGGCCCTAAAATGATTATAGGATTTTTTACCGGAAGCTTAACTATCATGATCGGATTCATCGTTACTTTTATTGTCATGAAAGGTGCTTTGGGTTCTGATGCATGGAAAGCAATGGGTGCTCTATGCGGCAGTTGGATAGGAGGGTCAGGCAATATGGCAACCCTGCAGGAAATTTTTAATGTAGGTGAAGTGGACTATGCATATGCACTGGTTGTTGATTCTATTGACTATTCTATCTGGGTTATGTTTCTGTTGTGGGCAACTCGCTTTGCACCCATGTTCAATAAGTGGACCAAAGCTGATACATCTCGCCTAGATGAAGTTAGCACACATCTGGGAGCAGAAATGAAAGAACAGAAGAGGGAAATAACCTTTGTCAGTTTAATGGTTCTGATTGGTTCTTCTCTTTTGGTATCTGCAATTGGGCAGAATATAGGAGCATTGCTCAACGAAAGCATGAGCTTTCTAGATAAAGCTACGTGGTGTGTTCTATTTATCACTGCATTGGGATTGATATGTGCGTTGACTCCTTTCGGTAAAATTGCCGGTACAGCGGAACTTTCAAATGTATTTCTTTATTCGGTAGTTGCTTTGCTGGCATCCCGTGCAAACTTTATGGAGTTAAATGATGCTCCTATGTGGATTTTGGCTGGATTTATGATACTTGCAATTCACTGCGTGCTGTTCGTGATTCTTGCCAAGCTTTTGAAAATGGATCTGTTTACATGCGGCGTTTCTTCTTTGGCCAACATTGGCGGTGTAGCTTCAGCACCGATTTTGGCAGGTACTTACAGTGGATCTTTGGTTCCTGTAGGGGTTTTAATGGCTCTGTTCGGAACTGTGTTCGGCACCTACCTGGGTATGATAACCGGCTATATTATGAAATTTCTTACTTAG